In the Microtus pennsylvanicus isolate mMicPen1 chromosome 6, mMicPen1.hap1, whole genome shotgun sequence genome, one interval contains:
- the Ist1 gene encoding IST1 homolog isoform X2 — protein MLGSGFKAERLRVNLRLVINRLKLLEKKKTELAQKARKEIADYLAAGKDERARIRVEHIIREDYLVEAMEILELYCDLLLARFGLIQSMKELDSGLAESVSTLIWAAPRLQSEVAELKIVADQLCAKYSKEYGKLCRTNQIGTVNDRLMHKLSVEAPPKILVERYLIEIAKNYNVPYEPDSVVMAEAPAGVETDLIDVGFTDDVKKGGPGRGGGGGFTAPVGGPDGTVPMPMPMPMPMPTPNAPFSYPLPKGPVDDINGDKNVSSAQIVGPKPEAPAKPPSRPMDNYNNFVLPELPSVPDTLPTASAGASTSASEDIDFDDLSRRFEELKKKT, from the exons CGGAATTGGctcagaaagcaaggaaggagatCGCTGACTATCTGGCTGCTGGAAAGGATGAGCGAGCACGCATCCGTGTGGAGCACATTATCCGGGAGGACTACCTTGTGGAGGCCATGGAGATCCTGGAGCTGTACTGTGACCTGCTGCTGGCTCGGTTTGGCCTTATCCAGTCTATGAA ggAACTAGATTCTGGTCTGGCTGAATCTGTGTCTACACTGATCTGGGCTGCTCCTCGACTTCAGTCAGAAGTGGCTGAGTTGAAAATA GTTGCTGATCAGCTCTGTGCTAAATATAGCAAGGAATATGGCAAACTGTGCAGGACCAACCAGATTGGGACTGTGAACGATAGG cTAATGCACAAACTGAGTGTGGAAGCCCCACCCAAAATCCTAGTGGAAAGATACCTGATTGAAATTGCCAAGAATTACAATGTACCCTATGAACCTGACTCTGTGGTCATG gcAGAAGCTCCTGCTGGGGTGGAGACAGACCTTATTGATGTTGGATTTACAGATGATGTGAAGAAAGGTGGtcctggaagaggaggagggggcgggTTCACAGCCCCTGTTGGTGGACCTGATGGAACAGTGCCAATGCCCATGCCCATGCCTATGCCTATGCCCACTCCAAATGCTCCCTTCTCATATCCACTGCCAAAGGGACCA GTTGATGACATTAATGGTGATAAAAATGTCTCTTCTGCACAGATTGTTG GACCCAAGCCAGAAGCTCCTGCAAAGCCCCCTTCCAGACCCATGGATAATTACAACAACTTTGTACTGCCAGAGTTGCCATCTGTGCCGGACACACTCCCAACTGCATCTGCTGGAGCCAGTACCTCAGCATCAGAAGACATAGACTTTGATGATCTTTCCCGCAGATTTGaggaactgaaaaagaaaacatag
- the Ist1 gene encoding IST1 homolog isoform X1 encodes MLGSGFKAERLRVNLRLVINRLKLLEKKKTELAQKARKEIADYLAAGKDERARIRVEHIIREDYLVEAMEILELYCDLLLARFGLIQSMKELDSGLAESVSTLIWAAPRLQSEVAELKIVADQLCAKYSKEYGKLCRTNQIGTVNDRLMHKLSVEAPPKILVERYLIEIAKNYNVPYEPDSVVMAEAPAGVETDLIDVGFTDDVKKGGPGRGGGGGFTAPVGGPDGTVPMPMPMPMPMPTPNAPFSYPLPKGPSDFSGLPVGTYQAFPNIHPPQIPATPPSYESVDDINGDKNVSSAQIVGPKPEAPAKPPSRPMDNYNNFVLPELPSVPDTLPTASAGASTSASEDIDFDDLSRRFEELKKKT; translated from the exons CGGAATTGGctcagaaagcaaggaaggagatCGCTGACTATCTGGCTGCTGGAAAGGATGAGCGAGCACGCATCCGTGTGGAGCACATTATCCGGGAGGACTACCTTGTGGAGGCCATGGAGATCCTGGAGCTGTACTGTGACCTGCTGCTGGCTCGGTTTGGCCTTATCCAGTCTATGAA ggAACTAGATTCTGGTCTGGCTGAATCTGTGTCTACACTGATCTGGGCTGCTCCTCGACTTCAGTCAGAAGTGGCTGAGTTGAAAATA GTTGCTGATCAGCTCTGTGCTAAATATAGCAAGGAATATGGCAAACTGTGCAGGACCAACCAGATTGGGACTGTGAACGATAGG cTAATGCACAAACTGAGTGTGGAAGCCCCACCCAAAATCCTAGTGGAAAGATACCTGATTGAAATTGCCAAGAATTACAATGTACCCTATGAACCTGACTCTGTGGTCATG gcAGAAGCTCCTGCTGGGGTGGAGACAGACCTTATTGATGTTGGATTTACAGATGATGTGAAGAAAGGTGGtcctggaagaggaggagggggcgggTTCACAGCCCCTGTTGGTGGACCTGATGGAACAGTGCCAATGCCCATGCCCATGCCTATGCCTATGCCCACTCCAAATGCTCCCTTCTCATATCCACTGCCAAAGGGACCA TCGGATTTCAGTGGATTGCCAGTGGGGACTTACCAGGCCTTCCCTAACATTCACCCACCTCAGATACCAGCAACTCCCCCATCTTATGAGTCT GTTGATGACATTAATGGTGATAAAAATGTCTCTTCTGCACAGATTGTTG GACCCAAGCCAGAAGCTCCTGCAAAGCCCCCTTCCAGACCCATGGATAATTACAACAACTTTGTACTGCCAGAGTTGCCATCTGTGCCGGACACACTCCCAACTGCATCTGCTGGAGCCAGTACCTCAGCATCAGAAGACATAGACTTTGATGATCTTTCCCGCAGATTTGaggaactgaaaaagaaaacatag